In the genome of Cynocephalus volans isolate mCynVol1 chromosome 10, mCynVol1.pri, whole genome shotgun sequence, the window CTAGATCACGCTGCAACTTCATTATTTCCCTTCAATAACTCTGAAGAATTATAAACTGTACAAATCTGGAGGTGGACTGAGATGAGGAATATGAGAAGCCTGGAAACAGCCCGGTTTGGTGGGTGACTTGCATTAAGATGAGGGAGAGCCCAGGAATCTGTTCCGACTGGATTCCCCACCCCCAAGCCCCATCACAGTGTTCACAGGAAGACACTTGCAAGAGTCACAGCTCTGAACGGCTCCAGGGGATCATTTATCTACCCAGATGTTTTGAGAGGTGTGAGAAGGTGGAACAGGTTCAGCAGCATTTTACTTACCTTACACCTGCCTGTAACTCATCatgccccaccccttcccctcgtACTTCTGCTTCTGGGTCCCTCCCTAGGTGTGGTAAAATCTTCTAGATAAGCCACGGCTCAATCCCCCAGACCCAGTTCTGCTGCTGCTCTTCACCAGCTGCTCTGGAGCCCAAACCATGGTGCCCAGAATCGTCTGTAAGTCACCCCAAACCCAGTTGAGCGTGTTATCGCATTTCTAATAAACCCTTGAATCTCAATCTaaattctctcatttcttttcaatTCTTGGCTTCCCACCTCATAATCACCCCCACGTCTTCTCTGACTGCACTGCAATCTCCTCCTACCTACAAATTTCAGAACCTTAACTCTTCCCAGAGCTTTCCCTGAACTTTCTCACCTGCCACACCCAGTCCCCAGCACCTGCACCCAGAGTCAGTCTCAAAACCCACTCTGGGCTGTTACCAGCAATCAAAGAAGCTCAGTGACATCATCTTGTGCCCCATGACCATGACAAGATCTCAGCATCATTCTCATTCCCCACCTGCTTCCCAGCTGCTCTCTTCATTTTTGAACTCCTGGGCTCAAACTCAGTCACAGGTGAGGACTGGTGTAgtgaggtggggggagaggagggaagagacaGCGTTATGGAGGAGGCGTGGGCTTCCAGAGCTCCTAGACTTGTCCTTGCAGCCCACCCAGCTCCAACTTATCCAAACACTGGACTGTGGCTGTGCCAGCTGGTGCCCAGGTGTGGGGAACAGACCTACAACCCTTTGGAGCAGTGCTGTGATGAGGGAGCTATTCTGCCCTTGGACCAGACCCGCCTCCGTGGCCCCAATTGCACCTTCTGGCCCTGCTTCCAGCACagctgcctggagtccttggTCTCTCAGCATCAGACGGTTGTGAGGTTTAAGGTTCCAGGCGTGAAGTCCAACTGCGTATCCTCCCCCATCACCAGGATCTGTGTCTGGATAAGGATCTGATTCCAGTTCAGGCTCGGGGAGGGGGAAGCAGGGAACAGAGTTTGGTTGTCCATGTCCCACCCAAATGTGCAGTCCCTACTGCATTCTTTACCTTCGCATCTCTGGGTAGCCATGTGACTCTGTGCTTCTCTGTATCTCCACGACATTCTccccctctgcccctctccccactgccccccCTCTGCAGGAAGACCGTGCAGCCGGCCCTCCACCAGATCTGTCTTCTTCTAGACCATTCCAGGGGGTAGAGTCACAGATCACCCCAGAATCTGATATTGTTACCAGACAGCACATCCAGGCACAACCggcaagaggaaaggaaaagacagattGAGAAATGGAACAGGACAGGGCTTAATTACCAAGTGAAGATATGCGCCAAAGTGCACAGGCATTTCTGCCAGAGAAAGACACAGGTGCTCCCAATCTTCTCCGTCCTCTCTGTCCCACGTGGAAACTCCTAAGGACTGACCCCTGCCCCTCCTGTCCCACCTATTACACAGGCTGTggctgatccagtctgaatatttataagCAGCCTCTCTGGGGTGTCTTTTGTCCCTACTTCATTCCTACCACAATTCCCCCCTGAGAGAGCTTACTCCCATAAATCTTTTTGGGGTGCTGCAGGCCACAGATCCCATCAGTCTTCTATAGCTGCTTCCTGCTGGGTCACGGCAGCTGTTCCTACCTGTCCCTGGGAAAACAACTCTCTGCCTAAACTGTTGAGTGGCCCCAGGGAAGGCTCAGGTGTGTAGAGGCACAAAAGTTCATATCCTTGAAGCACCATGATGGTTTTTGGATGGCAGTCATTCTGTGAGAACGCAGAGCAGGAGAGCTAACGCCCTCCTCGGAGACTGAGGCTGAACTGCATAGCTCTGGTGCAAATTCTCGCCAAGACTCCTTTTGGTCCCTGCTCCCATCCTTGTCACCTCAAGTTCCTCCTAAAGGATGAGTCAGCATAGCTTTGTTTATGTGCTCCTTGGCTTCCCAGGGTCTGCAATTCTGCACcctcaggctggctggaaaacaactccacattcatataaataatgtcatcttgccagAGGTAAGAGGAAACTCAGAaatgtatgctttaaaaaaaactgtattctttttaaaaattatcccatAGCCCATGTGCTTTTAGGTCCCAAAATGGCTTCAGCCCTGCTCTCTCCAACAATTTTCTACTGTCAATACTTAAGCGTTAATAAGcaatacattaattggtacatcagCAATCTCAAGAATTTAGATCAATCATTTTTCTTAGGAACAGtgtgtctcatccaagtcatgagtccccctacccccacccttcAAGGCCATGAATacttttagagaactgcttgtgtgGAGAAGAAATCATTTCCCCTTTTTTGATCAACACATTCCTCCAGAAAGCACTGAAGGTCAATTTTGATTGacaaggtcttacttttcttgtACTGGCCCCTCGTCCCCAGGAAAGTTTATTCCCAGGTACACTGACCCCTCAGAGCTGGGAAAGCTTATTCTCAGGAATTTATGTCCTACCAAGGGCGAgagatgaaacagcagttaggccaaattagggcaacatgaagtGGGGTCAGGAACTTACAaaagacatgctattttataaccaatGTTTCCAACTGTATCCTGTTGTAAAGAGAGAGCAGGTTCCCACTGATCTTATGCAAATAACTCTATTgccataaaaatcataaagacacaaaacattttttaattctagAGGAATCAAACagggaaaaaagcaaatgttCCCATCTCTGTTCGTAAATTAtatttaccaaattgctgtaagttatagatagcttgaGAGAGAATTTCCTTaaatttgcaaaaacaaaacatttacatagaaaaacaaaaataagttacAAAATACTATGTTTACCAGTCACTTAACTTGATGTAATTACTTTTGGCTTTGTTTCGTATTGATTGGCAGTTTCACAAATCCATCAGTTTCTTATTACAGTCCTGAAAAACATTTACTTTGTCCATAGATCTTAAAGTTACTTGAAACCTGTGCTTAAGAgttttttttcgtttttgttaCCAGCAGatcaggctcagcttgccctctcacactaaccaaatgactcaaaagtccaaaaaGCTGGTGCAAGGactggaaggtttattcagataactagTATCTGGGGgctgaccaggctaaaatcatcccattCCCTGACTCCTATCCTGgtgtttataaaggggaagaggtggaaaGATGAGGCAAGGGTCATTGTTCTATGAAAAAGGGGGGAGTCTAAGAAGAGGGAGGCTGGGATCAGCAGATGGTCTGactcagatgtcagggtcccatgaatCAGATGTCAGCATCACAGAGTCTGCagtcagtttcttttcttttttttttttttttaaatgaccggtaaggggatcccaacccttgacttggtgttgtcagcaccacactctcccaagtgagccacaagccagTGTAGCAGAGAATCCTGGGCAATACCAATGCCATCTTGGGAAGGCACTGCTCCGTTCTCATTGTCAGACTATGCCCTCTgtgtgagaaaccattgaccttctcatagaaacaaaaaacattgcatagaaacaggagccatacacagtgaactgttACATGGGagcaggaaccatacacaatgaaaagttttAGGCTTGATTGCTTTAATTGCTCACTTttagcttctgtaacctagctacctagcttgctttgtgcatcgggacaaacccgtgtgccaacaggATGTGGTTTTTGCTTTATAAACTCCACCAGACCAAGGCTAGTTTCTGCTCTCCCAAAATACCTAAAGGAGGCAGTCACTGCCCGgctaataaagactctgttaaaattGTTAATTAAGTatttggttcctttcctgggcAACACCTCACAACACCAGCCCTTGCAGTCAGTTTCAAACCTTCGATGCCATCTTGGGGATGGAGTCCTTatgttggagtgagcaagactgaaTCTATGTTGGGAACTgaaactgcctgggctgcagtagcggggaggggaggtggttaaaaaggacagtttttttctctccactctttcttcttGACTTCCTCATCTTGCTtactaagtaggaaaacaagacCTGAGAAGCTGATTactactttgcaaagctaacagttcatTCTTGGAGGCTtatagagttttgagaaatgatgaaGACTAAGTggctgaagctgaccttgggcaccagccaagtacaccagtgcaaatcaaaatcttgcagggtcctgagataatagcaaagatgagaacagaaaccagatgaggccttggcaggACCTTGTTCCTGACCCATAGACCTCACCCCTCATAACtcctgtctccttctctcctgcttttcacctcgcacattccattccctcaactcctcctttaaaaactcttcagtgaatctaaatctttgagatgggatagcctaccatctcctgcagctgaatacatctgcttttctaacaccaacaatttgacttctgagtcttttttttttttctttccatctcaaAGGGGCAGGCAGTTAgacctgagttcagtaacagaTTTGGTGAGCCAAGCCAGGAGTTGAGCACCTTGGGTGGCCTAGCCACCCCCCCCACTTGGGTAGAAGTGAGGCTGGGTCTGCCTGTGGTGCCAGCTGCCTGTGGTGGGTTGACCCCAAGGCTGGGAGTCTAGGGATCCTTGCCAGCAGCTACCAGACTTCAATTGTTCTGGAGAGGGCTCTCTGAGTTCCAGGGAGGGCTCTCTGAGTTCCAGCAATGGCACTAACCACCAATTCCCTGCCTTTTGGTTGGTAAAGAAAATCAGTGTTAGTGAGGAGCCCACAGGCTCTGTTGTGGGAGCCAATGGGCTCTGGGGGAGTTGTCAGACTCTAGGGGTTGGGTAAGTTTACCCCAGCGTGCATGCTTGAAGTCCTCTACTCACACTGTTTGTTAGGAAAAGGTACCGTTAGTGTGGAATATGACTTGTTAAAACTTAGACCAACCATTTGTTTGGAGGAGTGCGCCATTCATTGTGTACGAGTGTTTGGGTGTGCATGCTGGAAGCTGTTTTCCTACACCACTTatgcgttggtggtatagtggtgagcatagctgccttcctaCACCACTTATGCACTAGCTTCATGTTTGGAGACAGCTGCAGGACATAGAAACcaccatttttctgtttgtttggaaGTGCTTCATCTGTTTGTTTGACTTTTCTTTGTGTGCATGAGTGTGAAAGCAAAACTAATATCATGGGTAATTTCTCCTCTATCTTGGCTCAAAGTCCTTTGGACTGCATTCTGGAAGATTGGCCAGCTTTTAGCTATGCACCCATGACTAAGAAAGGAATGGTGTTCTGTTGCAATAATGTGTGGGCTTATCTATGTGTTAGTCTCTGGAGAACGGTGGCCACTAAATGGATCTCTTAATAATCACAACTTGGTACAACTGGAATTGTTTTGCAAAAGACAAGGCACATGGGATGAAATACCTTATGTTCAGTCTTTTATACTTTTACATAATTGGAACTCTTTGAGGGGAGGATCAGGGTTCAAATTAATGGTACATCAAGATGGCTCCTCCATCTGACAAGCCACCTTGTTATTCCTCTTTGCCAGACAGTGAGAATAAAGAGGGTAATGAAATGGAAAATCAGCAGTTGTTAGAGGCTTTGAATCCTATGGGACCTGTGGTTGCACCCCT includes:
- the IGFL4 gene encoding insulin growth factor-like family member 4, giving the protein MVPRIVSALFIFELLGSNSVTDTGLWLCQLVPRCGEQTYNPLEQCCDEGAILPLDQTRLRGPNCTFWPCFQHSCLESLVSQHQTVVRFKVPGVKSNCVSSPITRICVWIRI